One region of Camelina sativa cultivar DH55 chromosome 6, Cs, whole genome shotgun sequence genomic DNA includes:
- the LOC104792199 gene encoding urease accessory protein G-like isoform X1 — protein MASHDHHHHHTPEQGHDSKSDGGDGKTSWVGKDGRVFHSHDGLAPHSHEPIYSPGYFSRRAPPLNDRNFSERAFTVGIGGPVGTGKTALMLALCRFLRDKYSLAAVTNDIFTKEDGEFLVKNGALPEERIRAVETGGCPHAAIREDISINLGPLEELSNLFKADLLLCESGGDNLAANFSRELADYIIYIIDVSAGDKIPRKGGPGITQADLLVINKTDLAVAVGADLSVMERDALRMRDGGPFVFAQVKHGLGVEEIVNHVMHSWEHATGKKRQ, from the exons ATGGCATCACAcgaccaccatcatcatcacactcCTGAGCAAGGCCACGA TAGCAAATCGGACGGCGGCGATGGGAAGACGTCGTGGGTGGGCAAGGACGGAAGGGTGTTCCATAGCCACGATGGGCTTGCGCCGCACTCACACGAACCAATCTACTCTCCTGGTTACTTCAGTCGCCGAGCTCCTCCTCTTAACGACCGTAACTTCTCTGAGAGAGCTTTCACCGTCGGTATTGGCGGTCCCGTTGGCACTGG GAAGACGGCACTGATGCTTGCTCTTTGTAGATTCTTGAGGGACAAATATAGTCTTGCTGCT GTGACAAATGATATATTTACGAAAGAGGATGGTGAGTTTCTTGTGAAGAATGGAGCTCTTCCTGAGGAAAGGATTAGAGCTGTTGAAACTGGTGGATGTCCACACGCTGCCATCCGTGAAGATATCAGTATCAACTTGGGTCCTCTTGAGGAGTTATCTAACTTATTCAAGGCTGATTTGCTTCTTTGTGAATCCGGTGGAG ATAATTTAGCTGCTAATTTTAGCAGAGAACTTGCTGACTATATCATCTACATCATCGATGTATCAGCTGGTGATAAAATACCCCGTAAAGGTGGCCCTGGAATCACTCAAGCTGATCTTCTG GTGATAAACAAGACAGACCTTGCAGTAGCTGTTGGAGCTGACTTATCTGTTATGGAAAGGGATGCGCTACGCATGCGTGATGGAGGGCCATTTGTCTTTGCTCAG GTGAAGCATGGGCTTGGGGTCGAGGAAATCGTGAACCATGTCATGCACTCATGGGAACATGCAACCGGGAAGAAGCGCCAGTGA
- the LOC104792199 gene encoding urease accessory protein G-like isoform X2 codes for MASHDHHHHHTPEQGHDKSDGGDGKTSWVGKDGRVFHSHDGLAPHSHEPIYSPGYFSRRAPPLNDRNFSERAFTVGIGGPVGTGKTALMLALCRFLRDKYSLAAVTNDIFTKEDGEFLVKNGALPEERIRAVETGGCPHAAIREDISINLGPLEELSNLFKADLLLCESGGDNLAANFSRELADYIIYIIDVSAGDKIPRKGGPGITQADLLVINKTDLAVAVGADLSVMERDALRMRDGGPFVFAQVKHGLGVEEIVNHVMHSWEHATGKKRQ; via the exons ATGGCATCACAcgaccaccatcatcatcacactcCTGAGCAAGGCCACGA CAAATCGGACGGCGGCGATGGGAAGACGTCGTGGGTGGGCAAGGACGGAAGGGTGTTCCATAGCCACGATGGGCTTGCGCCGCACTCACACGAACCAATCTACTCTCCTGGTTACTTCAGTCGCCGAGCTCCTCCTCTTAACGACCGTAACTTCTCTGAGAGAGCTTTCACCGTCGGTATTGGCGGTCCCGTTGGCACTGG GAAGACGGCACTGATGCTTGCTCTTTGTAGATTCTTGAGGGACAAATATAGTCTTGCTGCT GTGACAAATGATATATTTACGAAAGAGGATGGTGAGTTTCTTGTGAAGAATGGAGCTCTTCCTGAGGAAAGGATTAGAGCTGTTGAAACTGGTGGATGTCCACACGCTGCCATCCGTGAAGATATCAGTATCAACTTGGGTCCTCTTGAGGAGTTATCTAACTTATTCAAGGCTGATTTGCTTCTTTGTGAATCCGGTGGAG ATAATTTAGCTGCTAATTTTAGCAGAGAACTTGCTGACTATATCATCTACATCATCGATGTATCAGCTGGTGATAAAATACCCCGTAAAGGTGGCCCTGGAATCACTCAAGCTGATCTTCTG GTGATAAACAAGACAGACCTTGCAGTAGCTGTTGGAGCTGACTTATCTGTTATGGAAAGGGATGCGCTACGCATGCGTGATGGAGGGCCATTTGTCTTTGCTCAG GTGAAGCATGGGCTTGGGGTCGAGGAAATCGTGAACCATGTCATGCACTCATGGGAACATGCAACCGGGAAGAAGCGCCAGTGA
- the LOC104792198 gene encoding 60S ribosomal protein L18a-2 isoform X1 produces MGLFRFHQYQVVGRALPTEKDVQPKIYRMKLWATNEVRAKSKFWYFLRKLKKVKKSNGQMLAINEIYEKNPTTIKNFGIWLRYQSRTGYHNMYKEYRDTTLNGAVEQMYTEMASRHRVRFPCIQIIKTATVPAKLCKRESTKQFHNSKIKFPLVFRKVRPPSRKLKTTYKANKPNLFM; encoded by the exons ATGGGTCTTTTCAGG TTTCACCAGTACCAGGTTGTCGGAAGAGCTCTCCCGACTGAGAAGGATGTGCAGCCTAAGATTTACCGGATGAAGCTCTGGGCCACTAACGAGGTCCGTGCTAAGTCCAAGTTTTGGTATTTCTTGAGGAAGCTGAAGAAGGTCAAGAAGAGTAACGGTCAGATGCTTGCCATCAACGAG ATCTATGAGAAGAACCCGACAACAATCAAGAACTTCGGTATCTGGTTGAGGTACCAGAGCAGAACTGGATACCACAACATGTACAAGGAGTACCGTGACACCACTCTCAACGGAGCTGTGGAACAGATGTACACCGAGATGGCTTCCCGTCACCGTGTCAGATTCCCTTGCATCCAGATCATTAAGACAGCCACTGTCCCCGCCAAGCTGTGCAAGAGAGAGAGCACCAAACAGTTCCACAACAGCAAGATCAAGTTCCCATTGGTGTTCCGCAAGGTTAGACCACCAAGCAG GAAGCTGAAGACGACTTACAAGGCCAACAAGCCCAACTTGTTCATGTAG
- the LOC104792200 gene encoding urease accessory protein G-like: MASHEHHHHHNHEQGHDSKSDGGDGKTSWVGKDGRVFHSHDGLAPHSHEPIYSPGYFSRRAPPLNDRNFSERAFTVGIGGPVGTGKTALMLALCRFLRDKYSLAAVTNDIFTKEDGEFLVKNGALPEERIRAVETGGCPHAAIREDISINLGPLEELSNLFKADLLLCESGGDNLAANFSRELADYIIYIIDVSAGDKIPRKGGPGITQADLLVINKTDLAVAVGADLSVMERDALRMRDGGPFVFAQVKHGLGVEEIVNHVMHSWEHATGKKRQ; encoded by the exons ATGGCGTCACACGagcaccatcatcatcacaatcatGAGCAAGGCCACGA TAGCAAATCGGACGGCGGCGATGGGAAGACGTCGTGGGTGGGTAAGGACGGAAGGGTGTTCCATAGCCACGATGGGCTTGCGCCGCACTCACACGAACCAATCTACTCTCCTGGTTACTTCAGTCGCCGAGCTCCTCCTCTTAACGACCGTAACTTCTCTGAGAGAGCTTTCACCGTCGGTATTGGCGGGCCCGTTGGCACTGG GAAGACGGCACTGATGCTTGCTCTTTGTAGATTCTTGAGGGACAAATATAGTCTTGCTGCT GTGACAAATGATATATTTACGAAAGAGGATGGTGAGTTTCTGGTGAAGAACGGAGCTCTTCCTGAGGAAAGGATTAGAGCTGTTGAAACCGGTGGATGCCCACACGCTGCCATCCGTGAAGATATCAGTATCAATTTGGGTCCTCTTGAGGAGTTATCTAACTTATTCAAAGCTGATTTGCTTCTTTGTGAATCCGGTGGAG ATAATTTAGCTGCTAATTTCAGCAGAGAACTTGCTGACTATATCATCTACATCATCGATGTATCGGCTGGTGATAAAATACCCCGTAAAGGTGGCCCTGGAATCACTCAAGCTGATCTTCTG GTGATAAACAAGACAGACCTTGCAGTAGCTGTTGGAGCTGACTTATCTGTTATGGAAAGGGATGCGCTACGCATGCGTGATGGAGGGCCATTTGTCTTTGCTCAG GTGAAGCATGGGCTTGGGGTCGAGGAAATCGTGAACCATGTCATGCACTCATGGGAACATGCAACCGGGAAGAAGCGCCAGTGA
- the LOC104792198 gene encoding 60S ribosomal protein L18a-2 isoform X2: MGLFRFHQYQVVGRALPTEKDVQPKIYRMKLWATNEVRAKSKFWYFLRKLKKVKKSNGQMLAINEIYEKNPTTIKNFGIWLRYQSRTGYHNMYKEYRDTTLNGAVEQMYTEMASRHRVRFPCIQIIKTATVPAKLCKRESTKQFHNSKIKFPLVFRKVRPPSRKLKTTYKANKPNLFM; the protein is encoded by the exons ATGGGTCTTTTCAGG TTTCACCAGTACCAGGTTGTCGGAAGAGCTCTCCCGACTGAGAAGGATGTGCAGCCTAAGATTTACCGGATGAAGCTCTGGGCCACTAACGAGGTCCGTGCTAAGTCCAAGTTTTGGTATTTCTTGAGGAAGCTGAAGAAGGTCAAGAAGAGTAACGGTCAGATGCTTGCCATCAACGAG ATCTATGAGAAGAACCCGACAACAATCAAGAACTTCGGTATCTGGTTGAGGTACCAGAGCAGAACTGGATACCACAACATGTACAAGGAGTACCGTGACACCACTCTCAACGGAGCTGTGGAACAGATGTACACCGAGATGGCTTCCCGTCACCGTGTCAGATTCCCTTGCATCCAGATCATTAAGACAGCCACTGTCCCCGCCAAGCTGTGCAAGAGAGAGAGCACCAAACAGTTCCACAACAGCAAGATCAAGTTCCCATTGGTGTTCCGCAAGGTTAGACCACCAAGCAGGAAGCTGAAGACGACTTACAAGGCCAACAAGCCCAACTTGTTCATGTAG